A single window of Oncorhynchus keta strain PuntledgeMale-10-30-2019 chromosome 34, Oket_V2, whole genome shotgun sequence DNA harbors:
- the LOC118373630 gene encoding cannabinoid receptor 2-like → MDGWDKPVGAMMSEDNGSTPTLPLVNQSCADRKCYMVLHEVEKTAISSICFLAGPFTFLENALVLGVIAATATLRQRPSYLFIGSLALADVFASCFFTTSFLDFHLFHRLDGPNAYLFKLGGVTMAFTGSVGSLLLTALDRYLCIHQALSYKVVLTRRRALLALLALWSATILISFLPLMGWRCPTGLSPPCSRLFPYIDHRYLACWVSFILVLLSLILGAYALILWRANRHEASMTGHQRVPTRGQARMRLDIRLARTLGLILLIMVGCWLPTLSFMLADVSVQLVRIQQRAFAFCSTMCLVNSAINPLLYALRCRELRLALMRLLGRLSDRLGCCQRHVGGDTTTTLPLGESNSCSAHSESEAPRLVSCRPNTVSEMVGKQQLDMTGI, encoded by the exons atggatggatgggacaAGCCTGTAGGGGCCATGATGTCCGAAGACAATGGCAGCACCCCCACATTACCTCTGG TCAACCAGTCCTGTGCGGACCGGAAGTGCTATATGGTTCTGCATGAGGTGGAGAAGACAGCCATCAGCTCCATCTGTTTCCTGGCCGGACCCTTCACTTTCCTGGAGAATGCGTTGGTCCTGGGTGTGATCGCCGCCACCGCCACCCTGCGCCAGCGTCCCTCCTACCTTTTCATTGGCAGCCTGGCCCTGGCCGACGTCTTTGCCAGCTGCTTCTTCACCACCAGCTTCCTGGACTTCCACCTGTTCCACCGCCTTGACGGCCCCAACGCCTACCTCTTCAAGCTGGGCGGGGTGACGATGGCGTTCACCGGCTCGGTGGGAAGTCTTCTGTTGACTGCTCTGGACCGCTATCTGTGTATACATCAGGCGTTGAGTTATAAAGTGGTGTTGACGCGCCGCAGGGCCCTGTTGGCTCTCCTTGCCCTGTGGAGCGCCACCATCCtcatctccttcctccctctgatGGGCTGGAGGTGCCCCACAGGGCTCAGCCCACCCTGCTCGCGCCTCTTCCCATACATCGACCACCGCTACCTGGCCTGCTGGGTCAGCTTCATCCTGGTGCTGCTGTCACTCATCCTGGGCGCCTACGCCCTGATCCTGTGGAGGGCCAACCGGCATGAGGCATCCATGACGGGCCACCAGAGGGTGCCTACCCGTGGTCAGGCCCGCATGCGGCTGGACATTCGGTTGGCACGTACCCTGGGCCTGATTCTGCTCATCATGGTGGGCTGTTGGCTGCCGACCCTCTCCTTCATGCTGGCAGACGTCTCGGTGCAGCTTGTGCGCATTCAGCAGAGGGCCTTTGCTTTCTGCAGCACCATGTGCCTGGTCAACTCAGCCATCAACCCACTGCTGTATGCCCTGCGCTGCCGGGAGCTGAGGTTGGCACTGATGCGGCTATTGGGGCGCCTGAGTGACAGGCTGGGGTGCTGCCAGAGGCACGTAGGGGGAGACACGACCACTACCCTTCCCTTAGGCGAGAGCAATAGCTGTAGCGCTCACTCCGAGAGTGAGGCGCCCAGACTCGTTAGCTGCCGACCGAACACAGTCTCAGAAATGGTTGGCAAGCAGCAGCTGGACATGACTGGAATATGA
- the LOC118373636 gene encoding proline-rich nuclear receptor coactivator 2, translated as MGGGERYNIPVSHPERPLPKKNHQLGRAKQRVVRDQNGVTTVASSGAAGGPHQHGHRKGAAYPWFPEARLAASAEKMNTSVRFANAYDQNWEGAVSHLNTLLAAQCGGPSYAGAKFSEPPSPSVLPKPPSHWVPMGTRDSREIMAFQLKSLLKVHA; from the coding sequence atgggaggtggagagaggtacaACATTCCAGTGTCCCACCCAGAGCGGCCATTGCCCAAGAAGAACCATCAGCTGGGCCGGGCCAAGCAGAGAGTTGTCCGCGATCAGAATGGAGTGACAACCGTAGCATCCTCGGGGGCGGCGGGAGGTCCTCACCAACATGGCCACCGCAAGGGCGCAGCCTACCCCTGGTTCCCAGAGGCGCGGCTGGCCGCGTCGGCTGAGAAGATGAACACTTCTGTCCGTTTTGCCAACGCCTACGATCAGAATTGGGAGGGCGCTGTGTCCCACCTGAACACACTTCTGGCCGCCCAGTGTGGCGGCCCGAGCTATGCAGGGGCCAAGTTCAGCGAGCCACCCTCCCCCAGTGTGCTGCCCAAGCCCCCCAGCCACTGGGTCCCCATGGGTACTCGTGACAGCAGGGAGATTATGGCCTTCCAGCTGAAGAGCCTCCTCAAGGTGCATGCCTAG